The nucleotide sequence TGCTGGACCTGCTCCGTGTCCGGGCATTGCTGCGCCCTTACTATTGCAATTACAAGCCATTGAAATACTCCTTCCTAAAAAATAGTTATTTGTTTAGAAGTACAGTAAATCATATGTCAGCACCAGCGGTTATGTGTATAAAAATAACTTATATTCAACTTTTATGGCTTGTTTCAGTGACCTTTTTATCTCTCAACTTGGTTACGCAATATTCCTAATCCATCAACCTCTATTTCTATCACATCACCGGCATTCAAAAACTTCGGTGGGTTGAAACCTTTACCAACACCAGCTGGCGTACCTGTTGCAATGATGTCACCCGCCTCTAACGTCGTCCCTTTTGAAATCGTCGATATGATCGTCGCGATATCAAAAATAAATTGTGATGTATTACCGGTTTGTCTGATTTCTTCATTGACGCGCGTTTCTATGTTTAATGAATGGGGATCGTTAATTTCGTCACGATAAACGAGATAAGGTCCCATCGGACAAGATGTATCTAAACTTTTTCCAAGTAAAAACTGTTTGTGGCGCTTTTGTAGATCTCTTGCTGTGATATCATTTAAAAGCGTATAACCGAATACGTAATCAAGTGCATCTTCTTTGGCAATCGCTTTTCCCTTTTTGCCGATTACTACAGCAATCTCACCTTCATAATCAAGCTGATCTGTGACGTCCTGATGACGTAACACCGTTTCATTAGGGCCAATGACTGCTGTCGGTGCCTTAGAAAAAAGCATCGGATGTTCGGGAATATCTGCCTCACTACCCATTTCAATCGCATGAGCCGCATAATTTTTCCCTACACAGAAGATATTTTTACTCGGTCTAGGGATCGGTGCTTTCAGATGAACCCGCTCATCTGAAAGCTCATAGGCGACTTGTCCCTTCTTCTCATTCGAAACACCCTGCATCAACTCACGCACTTCGTTTGGAAACTTTTCACCTAATTGGATGCATTCTAGTAATGTTGCAGGCAATGTAACATCTCTTCCTCCTGCTACCTGTAATGCTCGCAAATCAATGATGCGGTTACCCTGATCATCAATAAGACCAATCTTTTCAATATCTTCTACTTTAAATGTAACAAATTTCATCCTGATCGCTCCTTGTCTGTTT is from Desertibacillus haloalkaliphilus and encodes:
- a CDS encoding fumarylacetoacetate hydrolase family protein, coding for MKFVTFKVEDIEKIGLIDDQGNRIIDLRALQVAGGRDVTLPATLLECIQLGEKFPNEVRELMQGVSNEKKGQVAYELSDERVHLKAPIPRPSKNIFCVGKNYAAHAIEMGSEADIPEHPMLFSKAPTAVIGPNETVLRHQDVTDQLDYEGEIAVVIGKKGKAIAKEDALDYVFGYTLLNDITARDLQKRHKQFLLGKSLDTSCPMGPYLVYRDEINDPHSLNIETRVNEEIRQTGNTSQFIFDIATIISTISKGTTLEAGDIIATGTPAGVGKGFNPPKFLNAGDVIEIEVDGLGILRNQVER